A window of Saimiri boliviensis isolate mSaiBol1 chromosome 1, mSaiBol1.pri, whole genome shotgun sequence genomic DNA:
AAAGGGAAAAGTACATAAttggcatttatttctcacatccAAAATAATGCATTCACACAAAACCAGGATCTCCCATGTttagcataaaaagaaaaagaatactgaaTTAGAGAtataaaatctctgagtaatGGTTAGGTTACCAACACTAAAGAAATTCAAGTGGTCAACAGTCTTGAAAATGCTTTATTGAAATGTGTGACTTATGTGCAGATGTGTTTGAAAAGACCACAGCTTGAAAACTGATTTTTGAAACGTCTCAACAatcaattgaagaaaaaaaaaaaaaaaaaaatgaaaatgaaaatccctAATGGACTTGACTTCTAGTGTAACCAGAAGCCTGGTGTAAAGTTTTCCTTTAAACATTTCCCATTacagaaactaaagaaaacaaagctaTATTTGGAAATCATTGGAGTCTGAAGTTTCAGAGGAGAAGCAACAGTTTTTCAGACATGTAGGGTGACTTCTTTTTTGGTTACATTTGGATGAACATGGACTTCACAGTTCTCGGAAGAACACCGGAGGGGTGTTCAAGTCTGTATGCTTGTCATGTTGAAGAAACGGAGATACACGGACAGGAAAGGAAAACGATGacgggagaaagagaggaaactgAGAAAAGGGCTCAGAAAAGAGAACTGGAACGAGACATGATTAGGTTAAGTCTAGTTATAAATTTATCAGAAGCTGTGCGCACCTTTTTAAAAGTCCTAAATTTACATTCCAAAAACTGCCCTCCCAACCCCCAAACCCACTGTCCCTGCCTTGGAGCTATTGTGAAAGTCTATGCACAAAAACcgaaacaggaaataaaaaataacccagCCCTTCCAAAccccaaaacaaacccaaaaaaagctgtacattttttttttttgcacataggATTAATAATATAGGCATATGTGGCATGATTCAATTAAAAGGCTTTACTTTTTATGCCAGAAAAAAACCCAATAAATAAAAGGTGCTAAAATTAGCATTAAGAATTTTGTTGTAATAGATTGACAAATCTGGGAAGGCAAATCCTCAAAGCTCCCCTGATACTGATCTGTCTCAGCAAACTACaaagcaaatacataaataacgCAAAATATGATCGAGaatgtgagatttttaaaaacaaagacaacataATTCAGGTTAACTCTGTTGAACAAATGAAATTCATCTACACctgaataaaacatatttaacaattgaaaaaattttaaacaaccacaaaaagtaaaaactttaaaCAAACATTAACAGGATTTGTTTTTGGGGCACACAAAGGCCCCTGCAGCAGATTCCAACAGTAGCTTTACTGGTGTGTCTTCTACAGATGAGTTAAAGAGACAGGCTGAGCTCCACACAGGCAAGATGACTAACAGGTCGACAGGACAGTCACACAGGGCGGAGTGCCACACCCGGCTACAATCCCCAGATTCCACTGCAGAGCTGGCTTTGTGCGTAGGAGGCACACAAAGAAAGGTGATTCAGGCAGACATTATTCAAAAGCTACTTCGCAGTGTAACCATTGAATAATGTTTGGGAAAGCTTtgggctttgtattttttttttaagttttactccttgtatttaattttttaaataacaaggtCACTAAAACTCATGCACGCTGCAAAAAACCTCATGCAGTAGTTAAGGTAAACCATCCAAGCagtttttattcattaatattcATAAATACACACAGCAGCTTCATTAGAGATTTCAATTTTCCTCTTCAGTTTGAATGTGGAATATTAGGAGAGCCTTTTGCATGTCAAGGTACAGGAAGCAGAGATCACCCCTGCACTGCTACCTACATTTACCTGCTAGAAGTAAAAATTAGTTAAGTGGAAAtgattatcatatatattttctctcttccttttgaaTGTACACAATGTAACAAGAGTGACAGACCTGAAATTACAATCACCAAACAAACCCAAGATAGTTGTTGTCCACTTTCATTGGCAAATACAGCACAGAGGACATTGTCTGCGAATTGGGATGTCATCAaagaggaggtggtggaggcTCATTTCCTTTATTACTCTCTTTTAAATTTAGGTTTTCTAAAGCAACATCTAAAGGCATAATATCTACACAGCCCATAGCACCAAAATCTGCCATCTCCCCCCGATCATCCTCGTCTGAGGACGAGCTCTCTTCACGCACTAAAGTGGACAGAAGGAGCTCTTGGACAAACAGGCTGCGGTCCGCACGCTCGCTTTCCATGGACTGGCGCTCCgtttcagacattttaggatcaTTCAACCTGtgtaagttaaaaagaaaaggccTTATTGGTAAAAAGTCAATGAACAATGGCATGGCCAATTTCTACAGTGCTCTCCACTGTGCAAGTTTTACAGGTGGCAAAATTCAGAATAAGACATTTCTGGAATACCTGGCTCTAATTTACCCTTAATTGTGTTGAGAAGAATTCCTCACACTTTTTGCAATACTGTTACCTGAAAGTGCAAATTTATGCTTTAGACTCAATGAGAAAAAAACCACACATTTAGACTTTTCCCACTCCAGAGAAAACTAGGTGAAAATTTTCTGAGGAAAACAGGATTTCTTATACATTAGATGCTTGGGAAAGTATCTAACCAGAATTTCATCTGgggttaaataaaaaaaaaaagaaagtaaaacacaaaaacaaaatttacagtCAACAGAATATTCAACtgaaaaatatcctaaaatttcCTCTGACGTTTCTCTATTACTGTATTTAATTCTTCCTGTATATCCAGAAGCCAGAGAGagcaagaaaacacacacaatcTTCTACATTTCTCCTACCAAGGACCTACAGTGTAGCAGGGTAGACACAAGGTCTACCTGCCTGACTTGCTCACCTGATGTATGCACTTATGAGATCTGGGCTATGCTGGGAAACTTGGCTCATCTGCACAGAGACTGGACAGATGGTTAAGAGTCGAAAATTCTACTTACCACTTGTTACTAAACttgttaaattactttaaaatgtcaatttctggctgggcacagtggcttacctgaggtcaggagttcaagactagcctggccaaccctgcttctactaaaaatacaaaaattagcagggtatggtagtgcacatctgtaatccaagctacttgggaggttgaggcatgagaattgcttgagcccgagaggtggaggttacagtgagctgagattgcatcactgcactccagcctgggcaacagagtgagactgtcaccTTCACGcccccgcccccccaaaaaaacagaCAATCTCCAACCAAAAATGATGCAAAATTCTGCTTAGTTTCTATACTGATTTCCTCTACACTTTCAGTGGCAAGGAAAGGAAAATTAACAGGCAATAGGGCAGCAAAAGGAACAACGTGGGAGAAGATGGGTACACTGAAAGGAGGCCTGGCAGGCACACATGACAGGTCTTCTCCCCGAGGACCTAGAGGCAGCACCTTGAGCCCAGAGACAGATATAATTCATGCTCCCTTACTGCCTGGCACCTGCTTCCTGCTGTCCTACCAGTAATGCAAGGCACAGGAACATCCCCAAGTCACCATGGACGATACTAATGATGGGTCAGGCTCTGAGCACTCTTTGAATGCATTAGCTCATTTAACTCCTCTGAGTTAGGGCCTATTATTATCAACATTTTAcaggaagaggaaactgaagcaaaggttaagtaatttgcacaAAACCTCATAGACGCTAAGTTCAAAACCACTGAATAATTAGGTATCTATgactaagaaaacaaaagatcaatttcagaactgaaagaaagcaaaaatatttggaaGGTAATTAGAGAAAAGCCATAAAAtccatattggaaaaaaaaatgactgattaCACTGATGGTTAAAAACAAATTAAGGATATCGTAAGAGTATCTAATAGAATAGAAGACTGAGTATCCTACATGTTCTCAACGCAAAGCTATAAAAATGTTACGAACTGAAGTACATTCCATGTTCTTAGCTTTGGAAAAGGACTTTGGTAAAGAAAACTAGTGAAGTTAAATCTGTAACAGAAAGATAAAGGATATATAGAAGACTCCCCATGTAATAATGAGGCAAACTAAGAACATACAGGCTGGAGCCTTCGCCCTTGAGAGAGCATGCAGTAACAATattactgttttgatttttgtggaAATAACTGAGAACACACCTCATTCCTGAAAGGCAGGTCAAGTCTATGTATGAGGTACTGGTACTAGGTCTTGATTTcctgataaaatataaaatttaggatATAAATGGAACTGCAAGGCTTGTGAGGATCTTCAAGTGGGGTTAGCAAAATGAGCTGGTCCCACTGTCGAAAGACCggatctggctgggcatggtgactcatgcctttgtaatcccagcactttgtgaggccaacatgggcagatcacaaagttaggagttgaagaccagcctggccaatatggtgaaaccctgtctctgctaaaaatataaaaattatctgggcatggtggtgagcgcctgtagtcccagccatttgggaagctgaggcaggagaattgcttgaacccgggaggcgtaggttgcagtgagctgagactgcgccactgcactccagcctggatgacaagagccaaaatctgtctcaaaaaaaaaaaaaaaaaaaaagacgggatCTGACTTACATACTTCAGCAATCACTTTCTAAAGGTCAACCATCTCAGATTCCAAAGAAACTGTGGTCTTACCATCAGTTCCAAGGTAGCATGAATAGGAACTGCCCCTAGTCaaagaaaagaccaaaaataaGGCTTGAGCTCTATATATACCATATACCAGCTGTTTGGCCAGAGACCAGGATCTCCCCTGCATACACTGCAGCCATTTGACTTGCCTTGAAAATTCACAAtgcactgggcacagtggctcacacctgtaatcccagcactttgggaggccgaggtgggtggatcacaaggtcaagagatcgagaccatcctggtcaacatagtgaaaccctgttctctactaaaaatacaaaaaattagctgggcgtggtggcgcgtgcctgtaatcccagctactcaggaggctgaggcaggagaattgcctgaacccaggaggcggaggttgcggtgaaccgagatagcgccattgcactccagcctgggtaacaagagcgaaactccatctcaaaaaaaaaattcacaatgcaTATTAATGTATCTGAAAGTTCTGAGAAACCCAACAGTaaataatctctttatttttcttacttcgCTTTCTCCAACCTTGTTAATTGGGGATGGAAGAACATAAGTAATTACATATATTCCTTAGAATACATGAAGTTAAGAGAGTACTTCTGAGGAAGTATTGCCTAAATCATATGAATATGATGCAATAAAAGATGTGGAAAGTGGTCCACAAATTGCATGGCACCAAGCAAAGTACAGTATCAGATGACAGAAGGGAGCTTTCAAGAAGCTACAACCAGAATCCAAGGAGAGGACTCAGAGGTCAGTTATAAGCTCTGAGAGTTGGGTGTGGAATAAACgcacaaaaaaaattacagatcaagtagtagtagtagtagtttaGTAgtttggagctttaaaaaaaaaaagaagacgacgACTAGGGCAAGGGTGGATGGGAAGATGTCTTTTCCAAAGGGCACTGACAAGACATTCCACCCACAGTTCTGTGAACTCTCTGTAGAAATGCACACTGGTAGATCTCCTTTTGGAGGAAGGGCCCTAATTCTGGCATTACAGACCTGCTACTGGTCAGTCCCTATGGGTATGGCAATATGGTGGCAGGTAGCTCCATCTGTGCTCTGTGATTTTTCTTACATTAAAGCAGCATTCTGGTAAAACCAGGCAGAGTTACTGACCTTGCAGAGattctttaaaagtaaattccccatttaaatttttttccttggttTCATAACAAATGATGAGTATCATTAATTGGGCCTTTACTCTAGGCCAGATACTGAGCCAGACCATACACATACCAGTattccatttaatcctcaaaataattcTCTTTCTAGAGGTAAAACTTCTAGGAGACTGATGATAAAATTGAAGTTTGCAGAAATGAAATGACTTGCCTGAGGTCCAAAACTTTTAAGTGGCAAAGCTGGGGCACTAGCCCAGGGATTTTCAAGCATTTTTTATGTACCCATAATATGTTATTTATAACTAGACACATGCACCATTGTATTAACAGAGTATGAGATAAAGtagaaattacattttcttctaacatCCCAATGAATTGTCATACACACTGCATTGTGGAGATAAAGATGTATTTaacattattcttcattttacagttctttctttatattcctcTCTGCTTCCTTAAAAGCCCAAATTATTTCAGGTTCATTATCTGTTAAGCCTAAGTCTCTACTTACCATTGCtttctttgaaacttttttttattcctaAAAGTCACATAAAATGCCTGGGAAGTTTTGGCAGACAAATACACGCAGTTGCTAACAGTTCCAGAAGCAAACAAGAATTCCATCCAGTAGAGTAGTTTACTGTTGTACTGAATATTATTTATACCATGGGAAGCCATTCTTTTTAACAGTTACTTTTGTGTGCCAGCCATAGGAATTTAAATCTAGCTTTTTTAGAAATACACAGGAGAAAACTGCCACTACATTATGAAATCTTTCTTACACCTTTTAATATTTCACAACAGATTAAAATTGGCAAAAAGCAATGTTAATTATGATAAATGCACCTAATatgaaccatatatatatataaaatgataaagtatTAAGTTTTATGGGTACAATGGCAAAACAGTTCACATTACATGATGATATATACCTTGAGCACAAGAagatcagttattttattttagagacaggacatcactctgtcacccaggctgaagtgcatggcgcagtcttggcttactgcaacctctgccttcagaactcaagtgatcctcccgcctcagcctccggagtatcgGGGACTTCACATgcaaatctggctaatttttgtattttttgtagagataagattttaccatgctgcccaggctggtctggaattcctgggctcaggcgatcggcttgccttggtctcccaaagtgctgggattacaggtgtgagccactgcatctggcccagtattcttatctaaaataattattatgtttCACATTCTTGGGGAAATACTGAATATGCGGTTTTAATCAGAGACCTGTGAGTTTTAATCGAACACAGAATTTTCAAGAAATATGTAtgcacaaaagagaaaagataattcCAGATTGTGTGAGTATTACTTTCCAAACAAAATTCTATTAAGAAATTTAAGCTACCTTGTTAAAAGAAACTGGGAATTCTGGAGAGCCTGCTGACTGCTCTCTGTATTAGCTATGTTGGTTGTTGCTGTGGACTGTGTGATTGTAGTGGTGACACTGCTTGTGTTAGTACGCCGGGTTGCGTTGCGTGCGGTCTCCAGTTGTTGCCGTGCTGCCTGGGCATGCTGCCGTTCTAGCTGCAGCTGCATCTGCAATTGTTGTAACTGAGAAGCGGAAGGGCCAGAGGAATTAAGCTGTCCTCCTGCAGAACGTCTCACTCCCGATAACTGAGATAAAAGCTCTGCCAATGGAAACAGAGACAATTAATGTCTGCTTAATACTGAGGAAAACAAAATGCTAGATCAGTCTTTTACTGGAAGAACGTCAAAAGCACTGTGAACAAGTAGGTAACCACAGTAGCATACAGTTCAGCTAATTGCTGAATACCTTCTAGAATGCCTCCTGGAAGCAGGAGTTACTGTGTATAGGGAATGCAAATGTATACGAATATTAACCCAGACCCAATTATGTCTGCCTTAGGCAAAACTCAGactgtctttaaaattatttgcgCTGGGCGCaaataatcctagcactttgggaggccgaggtgggtggatcacctgaggtcgggagttcaagaccagcctggccatcatggtgaaaccccatctttaaggaaaaaaacaaaacaaaacaaaacaaaacaaagaaaaataaaatgaaataaaataatttgcataatAGACTAATTTAGTTAAGCTTCCTCTTAGTATTTAATGAAGTGGTTTATCTACGGGCCCAATTATAATATAAGTTCTCTCAATATGCGTTCCATGGAAGCAGGGATGAGGTCTACTGTTTACTATATTCCTAGCTCTCAGAGGAGGGCCTGACATATAGCAGAAATTCAGACATTTActaaatgactgaatgaattaTTAGGATTCAGTCTAAGAGACCTGGATCATTTCTGATGGTGGCCCTTGCACACTCACCTCTGCCTTCCCCCTCAAGTACCTTCTGGTATTTCTGTTTCAGAGTACACTGTAGAGAGACCACTAGCAGTGCTCAGTAAGGCTGACTGGCTCCCAAGAACCTGTTGCATTTGACTGCACAGCCTAATTAGTGGCCTGTTATGATCCAGACGGCCTTGTGTCCATAAAGCTGTACTCATTAAGAGAGGTGTAAACCTTTGTCCTGGCATCCTCATCTAAGTAAGGAACAGTGAAATGCCTTCTTCCATGTTGGAGGGTCTACCCACCTTACAGGGAACCAATGACTGCCTTGCAGACACTCTCAGGCCAGCCAAAACTCTTTATCATTAAAACTCATTAAAAGTTTCCGTTTTCTTGCTCACTGTTGAGTTATCCCAGGCTTTTTATAGCACCCTTATACCACTCTTTCATGGAATATACAGTCTATCACTAAAATAAACTGATTTtcactgacagaaaaaaaatcaaatgaagagaatttcctaattttgaattttgctCCCAGAAACTAATTTTTAGTGTCTGCCAACAAAATAGCAGGTAAATATTCCCTTTggatgaagaaatattttttaaattcccctAATTCAGTTTATTaggcttgtttttgtcattgcACACCCAAATGTCCAAAGCACATttggaattaaaattttatatatctaacttttaaataacatgttaggtgtaaaagtgttcttaggttttttttttaattttaggtttgggggtacatgtgaaagtcTGTGACACAGTTAAACACGTCACGGGGGTTTGCTGTACTTACCACCCAGTACCCAATTAAGCCCAGTGCCCAACAGTTATCTTTctgctcctctttcttctcccattCTCCTCCAGTGTCTGTGTCTCTTCCTTTGTGTTCCTAAGTTGTCATTTAGCTCTGATGTTCTCAGTTTGGGTGCCTCATGGCTTCCAGGTAGGTGTACACTTTACCACATGGACACATTTCAGAACTGTTGATTTAAATTTGTGCACACTTCCCACAGTCTTATCACTTGTCTGCCTGGTGTGTCTTGCAGATTGTCAGGCTACGTAAtttctggtattttattttgATCGTGTGTTCTGCTACCAACTTCCCAGGTTTGTCATCGTGTACTAGACTCAGTGACATGCCAGGTTCaaacaccaattttttttttaagttagatttTCCCCAAGCTATTAAAACATATAACTTTCTACAACAATATAGTTCGCAAATCAAGGCCAAGACAGAAAGTCctactttcctttcttccatgaGAAGAGCTTAATTCTTTAGTCTTGTCAATTAGCTACAGGTAACAGTTCTGAAATGTGTCCATGTGGTGGAATGTGTACCTGGAAGCCACAAGGCACCCTGCACAACACCCCAAACATTGATAGGCATAAATCTTGACAGAAACTAAGAACAATTTCACGCATAACATGTTCTTAAAAATGTTAGCTATACCTTATAAAACCTTAATTCCAAAtgtgcttttgacatttttttttttttttttttttttttttgagacggagtttcgctcttgttacccaggctggagtgcaatggcgtgatctcagctcaccgcaacctctgcctcctaggttcaggcaattctcctgtctcagcctcctgagcagctgggattacaggcaggcaccaacatgcccagctaattttttgtatttttagtagagacggggtttcaccttgttgaccaggatggtctcgatctcttgaccttgtgatccacccgcctcagcctcccaaagtgctgggattacaggcttgagccaccgcgcccggcacattttttatgtgtatttatggAGGTTTGACCATGACATTTTGGAGATATTCCAACTCAaatcttttatgattttcttgGGCTTCAATACAGGccacaaataaaacataaaaacatttcttaTCATCTTATGTCTCTAAGAACAGCAATCTCCTTTTACGACCCCCAATGAATGGCTGAAACGGACATCTGGATAATACCGAACCCTACATATACTATGCTGTTTTCTGTACATACATACTtgcattaatttataaattaggaacAGTAAGAGATTCACAACAATAAAATAGAGTAAATCTAACAATATACTATGAAAAGGCAGGGCGtggcagctcactcctgtaatcccagcactttgggaggccgaggtggcagatcatctgaggttgggagcactttgggagaccagcctgaccaagatggagaaagctcgtctctactaaaaatacaaaagtagccaggcataggggctcatgcctgtaatcccagctactacggaggctgaggcaggagaactgcatgaacccaggaagtggaggttgcagcgagccaagatcatgccattgcactccagcctgggcaacaagagtgaaactcctctcaaaaaaaacaaaacaacacaaaacaaaacaatatactATGAAAGTTATGtgatgtggtctctctctctctctctctcaaaatatcttattgtccTGGACTCACCTATTTTTTGACTGTAGTTGATTGTGGGTGAATGAAACCTGGGAGAGCAAAACCACATATGAGAGGGTTACTACTGGACTTAAGTAATGCCAGGACAGTATGAATTATTTCATGTTAAgtgtctgcttttattttacacTTATAAAGTACttgaaaattttctgaaagaaCATGGGCTTATGATCAAGAGGTAAGAGTAAGAACATAAATCTCAAAAAAGTATGTacgtacatatgtatgtatgtatgcatgttatgtatgtatttatttgagacagggtctcactccatcacccaggctggagtgcagtggtgtgatttcggctccccggaacctccgcctcccaggctcaaggaattctcatgcctcaacctcctgagtagctgtgattacaagtgctcaccaccatacccaggtaatttttgtatttttagtagagatggagtttcgtcatgttggccagattgatctcgaattcctggcctcaagtaatcctcctgctccggcctcccagagtgttgggattaaaggcgtgagccaccgcagccggcatcacaaaaagttttaaaaggagCTCCCCTTTCCCTTGCCATTTCCCTTATTAATGTGAAACTAACTTACCAGCTATAGGATCCATGGCTTCCCTATTGCTTGGAGAATATGAACTCTGAGAAGAAGAAAGTCCACCAGTAGAACTGCTAGTAAAGTGCATGTTTGATCTACGAGCACGAGGACCTCCTAATCCCCGGCCAGGGTGAAACATTCTACGGACATGTCGAACACCACTCGATTCATCATAACTCAAAAGTTAAGAAAACAAGGAAAGTatttcatagaaagaaaaaaaaaatcatttgagccCTTGCTAGACAGGTATCAAGATTTCCTAAAttgtaatcatttaaaaacaGCACATTTAATCTAAAGTGCAAATGTCCCAACTCTACCCATGAGGGCTATTAACCCTAAAAAGACACTCAAATATAAGGCAACACTTGAGTGTGTGTACTGGGTGTGTGAGGTAAGAAAGTTTCTCAATATAGCTCTTGAAATCTCAATTACCAtctataatgaaaaaagaaacaatactgAATTTAAATTCAGCAGACCAAAGATTCCTTTTGGATTATTAGTTTTAATCTGTCTTCAAGCTTCTTTCCAATGCTGCTGCTAAGCAGAAAAGAGATTTGCATTTCTTGTGTAAGAGAGATTAACATGACATTTCTCACGAAGTCAAATTCCCAGCAGCCTCAGCCATCTTACACAGCTGAGTGTGAGTTGAACTGAAAAAGGTCCTCAGTCACAAAGAACTGTCAAAACTCATGAAGACAGCCCCACGTTTCCACAAAAGCAAACGAGAGGTGGATTAGGCCAGATCATATAGAAGAGATTTTTCCTTTAAAGCACCAAACAGACCAGCTTtataatgcagattttttttttttttttttttgctggcttCTCAGTTTTTCAGCTGATGGttctaaagttatttattttttttttttttgagacggagtttcgctcttattacccaggttggagtgcaatagcgcgatctcagctcaccgcaacctccgcctcctgggttcaggcaattctcctgcctcagcctcctgagtagctgggattacaggcacgcaccaccatgcccagctaattttttgtatttttagtagagacggggtttcaccatgttgaccaggatggtctcgatctct
This region includes:
- the KCMF1 gene encoding E3 ubiquitin-protein ligase KCMF1 isoform X1 yields the protein MSRHEGVSCDACLKGNFRGRRYKCLICYDYDLCASCYESGATTTRHTTDHPMQCILTRVDFDLYYGGEAFSVEQPQSFTCPYCGKMGYTETSLQEHVTSEHAETSTEVICPICAALPGGDPNHVTDDFAAHLTLEHRAPRDLDESSGVRHVRRMFHPGRGLGGPRARRSNMHFTSSSTGGLSSSQSSYSPSNREAMDPIAELLSQLSGVRRSAGGQLNSSGPSASQLQQLQMQLQLERQHAQAARQQLETARNATRRTNTSSVTTTITQSTATTNIANTESSQQALQNSQFLLTRLNDPKMSETERQSMESERADRSLFVQELLLSTLVREESSSSDEDDRGEMADFGAMGCVDIMPLDVALENLNLKESNKGNEPPPPPL
- the KCMF1 gene encoding E3 ubiquitin-protein ligase KCMF1 isoform X2, which encodes MQCILTRVDFDLYYGGEAFSVEQPQSFTCPYCGKMGYTETSLQEHVTSEHAETSTEVICPICAALPGGDPNHVTDDFAAHLTLEHRAPRDLDESSGVRHVRRMFHPGRGLGGPRARRSNMHFTSSSTGGLSSSQSSYSPSNREAMDPIAELLSQLSGVRRSAGGQLNSSGPSASQLQQLQMQLQLERQHAQAARQQLETARNATRRTNTSSVTTTITQSTATTNIANTESSQQALQNSQFLLTRLNDPKMSETERQSMESERADRSLFVQELLLSTLVREESSSSDEDDRGEMADFGAMGCVDIMPLDVALENLNLKESNKGNEPPPPPL